From Doryrhamphus excisus isolate RoL2022-K1 chromosome 22, RoL_Dexc_1.0, whole genome shotgun sequence, one genomic window encodes:
- the aldh18a1 gene encoding delta-1-pyrroline-5-carboxylate synthase isoform X3 has product MLLWRMCSRIQRKARKYSWKTTRTLSQGQHGSPFAHRGELCRAKRIVVKLGSAVVTRGDECGLALGRLASIVEQVAVLHNQGREMMIVTSGAVAFGKQRLRHEILLSQSVRQALHLVNSQHKDTQSLPVLEARACAAAGQSGLMALYEAMFTQYSICTAQVLVTNLDFCNDQKRKNLNSTLQELLHMNIVPIINTNDAVVPPPEPNSDLQGVISIKDNDSLAARLAVEMNAGLLIVLSDVEGLYNSPPGTDDAKLIDTFYPGDQQSITYGTKSRVGIGGMEAKVTSSIWALQGGTSVVIANGTHPKVTGHVITDIVDGKKVGTFFSQIKPAGPTVEQQTEMARKMGRKIASLHSEQRSKIISHIADLLTERKDEILSANKTDLDLAVSAGQLPHAMLKHLSLSPAKLNNLTVALRQIGASARDRVGRVLRKIRVAHKLELEQISVPIGVLLVIFQARPDCLLQLSALAIASGNALLLKGGKEAANTIRVLHQLTQEVLSMHGVTEAVQLVSSHDEVEDLCCLDKMIDLIIPCGSSRLVRKIQRSAKGIPVLGHTDGICHVYVDAEASVDKVIKIVRDAKCEYPSACNSMETLLIHRDILRTPLFDQIIATLHTEKVKIHAGPELASYLTFSPSKAESMRIEYADLECCMEVVENMEEAVEHIHKYGSSHTDVIVTENEDTAERFLHQLASACVFWNASSRFADGYCFGLGAEVGFSTARVHVRGPVGLEGLLTTKWLLRGDGHAVTDFTEQGTMKYLHANLDPGQAEEQQLN; this is encoded by the exons ATGCTGCTCTGGAGGATGTGTTCAAGGATCCAACGGAAAGCTCGTAAATATTCCTGGAAAACCACCAGGACTTTATCACAAG GTCAACATGGCAGCCCCTTTGCCCACCGCGGTGAGCTGTGCCGCGCAAAAAGGATTGTAGTCAAGCTAGGGAGTGCTGTGGTCACTCGCGGGGACGAGTGCGGCCTGGCGCTGGGGAGGCTAGCGTCCATCGTGGAGCAG GTGGCCGTGCTGCACAACCAAGGCCGTGAAATGATGATCGTCACCAGTGGAGCGGTAGCCTTTGGCAAGCAGCGACTCCGACACGAAATCCTGCTGTCTCAGAGCGTCCGTCAGGCCCTGCACTTGGTCAACAGTCAACACAAAGACACG CAGTCATTACCGGTGCTGGAGGCCCGAGCCTGTGCAGCGGCGGGCCAGAGTGGATTGATGGCGCTGTACGAGGCCATGTTCACCCAGTATAGCATCTGCACCGCGCAG GTTCTGGTGACCAATCTGGACTTCTGCAATGACCAGAAGAGGAAGAACCTCAACAGCACTCTACAGGAACTACTGCACATGAATATCGTACCTATCATCAACACCAACGACGCCGTGGTTCCCCCGCCGGAGCCCAACAGCGACTTGCAGGGG GTGATTAGCATCAAGGACAACGACAGCCTGGCGGCGCGTCTCGCCGTAGAGATGAACGCCGGTCTGCTCATCGTGCTCTCTGACGTGGAAG GACTGTACAACAGCCCCCCCGGAACAGATGACGCCAAGCTCATTGACACCTTCTATCCCGGAGACCAGCAGTCCATTACCTACGGTACAAAGTCCAGAGTCGGGATCGGCGGCATGGAAGCCAAA GTGACATCGTCCATATGGGCGTTACAGGGTGGCACCTCGGTGGTCATCGCCAACGGCACCCATCCCAAAGTCACGGGCCACGTCATCACCGACATTGTCGACGGGAAGAAAGTGGGCACGTTCTTCTCTCAGATCAAACCGGCTG GTCCAACTGTTGAGCAGCAGACAGAAATGGCCCGGAAAATGGGAAGAAAGATAGCATCCCTGCACTCGGAGCAG AGGAGCAAGATCATCTCCCACATTGCAGACCTCCTGACTGAAAGGAAAGATGAGATCCTCTCTGCCAACAAGACGGACTTGGACCTGGCTGTCAGTGCAG GCCAACTTCCGCATGCTATGTTGAAGCATCTTAGCCTGTCGCCGGCGAAGCTAAACAACCTGACTGTGGCGCTTCGCCAGATAGGAGCTTCTGCTCGGGACAGAGTAGGTCGGGTGTTGCGCAAGATCAGGGTGGCTCATAAGCTGGAGCTGGAGCAGATCTCCGTGCCCATCGGGGTTCTTCTGGTCATCTTCCAAGCGAGGCCTGACTGTCTGCTTCAG TTATCAGCGTTGGCCATCGCCAGTGGGAACGCGCTGCTGCTGAAGGGCGGCAAAGAGGCGGCAAACACCATCCGTGTCCTCCATCAGCTCACTCAGGAAGTTCTCTCCATGCATGGCGTCACAGAGGCTGTGCAGCtg GTGAGCTCTCATGACGAGGTGGAGGATCTCTGCTGCCTGGACAAGATGATTGACTTGATCATACCTTGCGGATCCTCCAGGCTAGTCCGAAAAATCCAGCGATCCGCCAAGGGCATCCCGGTGCTGGGTCACACCGACGGCATCTGTCACGTCTACGTGGACGCAGAAGCGAGCGTGGATAAAGTCATCAAGATCG TCCGAGACGCCAAGTGTGAATACCCGTCTGCGTGCAATTCCATGGAAACGCTCCTGATCCACCGTGACATCCTCAGAACGCCGCTTTTCGACCAGATCATTGCGACACTCCACACCGAGAAA GTGAAGATCCACGCCGGGCCGGAGTTGGCCTCCTATCTGACGTTCAGCCCGTCCAAAGCCGAGTCCATGCGCATCGAGTATGCCGACCTGGAATGCTGCATGGAGGTGGTGGAGAACATGGAGGAAGCTGTGGAGCACATACACAAATACGGAAGCTCCCACACGGACGTCATCGTCACAGAAAATG AGGACACAGCCGAGCGCTTCCTGCACCAGCTAGCTAGTGCCTGCGTCTTCTGGAACGCCAGCTCGCGTTTTGCCGACGGCTACTGCTTTGGACTGG GAGCAGAGGTAGGCTTTAGCACAGCACGCGTCCACGTCCGTGGCCCCGTAGGGTTGGAGGGGCTGCTCACTACCAAGTGGCTCCTGAGAGGGGACGGACATGCGGTAACTGACTTCACAGAGCAAGGCACCATGAAGTACCTCCATGCTAACCTGGACCCTGGTCAGGCGGAGGAACAACAGCTCAATTAA